In one window of Methanosarcina vacuolata Z-761 DNA:
- a CDS encoding pentapeptide repeat-containing protein, producing the protein MSLIITILGVIVGIISLYYTRKQTHVTENQASATDKSIIVTQENQITEHFTRAVEQLGAVDKEGNPAIEIRLGAISSLKIIADKSDEYYWPIMENLTAYLRKNSQVEYGERTFHFEYSNAHKESIEIEDRKMQDRVSLDIHAIITVIRRRRCFFNSDEDDHLDLRETNLREANFQGANLQGANLKWAYLGGANFREANLQDADLEDANLQEVVFVDADLSGANLTGTYLKGANLVDAKLKGVYLIGADFRKAFLQGINLQGAIPVLANFERVDLEGANLEDADLMGANLDRTNLKDVNLSGANLERTYLGGAYFEGTNLEGASLKNANLEYAKLKEAKKLTVDQLSKAKTLYKAELDEGLEEEVRAKGFGSLLDENPKNKNKEPNRITET; encoded by the coding sequence TTGAGTTTAATAATAACCATCTTAGGTGTTATTGTCGGCATTATTAGTTTATACTATACTCGTAAACAAACTCATGTTACGGAAAATCAAGCATCTGCTACTGATAAAAGTATAATTGTCACTCAGGAAAACCAGATAACAGAGCATTTTACTAGAGCGGTTGAACAATTAGGAGCAGTAGATAAAGAAGGGAATCCAGCTATAGAAATTCGCTTGGGTGCAATATCCTCTCTGAAAATAATAGCAGACAAATCAGACGAGTACTACTGGCCAATAATGGAAAACTTAACAGCCTACCTGAGAAAGAATTCACAAGTTGAATATGGGGAAAGAACCTTTCATTTTGAATATTCCAATGCTCATAAAGAGAGTATAGAAATTGAAGACAGAAAAATGCAAGATAGAGTCTCTTTGGACATTCACGCAATCATTACTGTGATTAGAAGACGCAGGTGTTTCTTTAATTCTGACGAGGATGACCATCTAGATTTACGAGAAACTAACCTACGAGAAGCTAACTTTCAAGGAGCCAATCTTCAAGGGGCTAACCTTAAGTGGGCTTACCTTGGAGGAGCAAACTTTAGAGAAGCTAACCTTCAAGATGCTGATCTAGAAGATGCTAACCTTCAAGAGGTTGTCTTTGTTGATGCTGATCTTTCAGGAGCTAACCTTACAGGAACTTACCTTAAAGGAGCTAACCTTGTAGATGCTAAGCTTAAAGGGGTTTACCTTATTGGAGCAGATTTCAGAAAGGCTTTCCTTCAAGGAATCAACCTTCAAGGGGCTATCCCTGTATTAGCAAATTTTGAAAGGGTAGATCTTGAAGGAGCTAATCTTGAAGATGCTGACCTTATGGGTGCTAATCTTGACAGGACTAATCTTAAAGATGTAAACCTTTCAGGAGCTAATCTTGAGAGAACTTATCTTGGTGGTGCTTACTTTGAAGGAACAAATCTTGAAGGAGCGAGTCTTAAAAATGCTAACCTTGAATACGCGAAACTAAAAGAAGCAAAAAAACTAACAGTTGACCAGCTTTCCAAGGCGAAAACTCTTTACAAGGCTGAATTAGACGAAGGGCTAGAAGAAGAAGTAAGAGCGAAAGGCTTTGGTTCCCTTTTGGATGAGAACCCGAAGAATAAGAACAAAGAACCAAATCGAATTACAGAAACTTAA
- a CDS encoding TIGR02391 family protein gives MDSQNYRLIAIQIGDALKYSTSVKEIDRAANSVFSFNCEDFPNDSISSVRAKKIHDWILTLAKQKLTPDERNKFLCKFLDLIVPDENKEQINNLLTNAGITEVSKKELSEFTNRKFHPEIVKNCSKLYFDGHYFHAVFEAAKIYHKLVQVKSQSTKDGEALMLQVWNPEKGTLKVTKCISLTDKNVQEGIGFLSAGLMRAIRNPTAHEPAHLWPITKEECLDILSFVSFLMKKLDEAVYFSQDCK, from the coding sequence ATGGATTCCCAAAACTACAGGCTTATTGCAATCCAAATCGGTGATGCTCTAAAATATTCTACTTCTGTAAAAGAAATAGATAGAGCAGCAAATTCTGTTTTTTCCTTTAACTGCGAAGACTTTCCGAATGACTCCATTAGTTCTGTAAGAGCAAAGAAGATACACGATTGGATATTGACTTTAGCAAAACAGAAACTGACACCTGATGAACGAAATAAATTTTTGTGTAAATTTCTTGATTTGATCGTTCCTGATGAAAATAAAGAACAGATAAACAACCTTTTGACTAACGCAGGCATCACAGAAGTCAGTAAAAAAGAATTAAGTGAATTCACTAACAGAAAATTTCATCCTGAAATTGTGAAAAATTGCAGCAAGCTATACTTTGACGGTCATTACTTTCATGCAGTCTTTGAAGCAGCTAAAATCTATCACAAACTTGTTCAAGTCAAATCTCAAAGTACTAAAGATGGTGAGGCTCTAATGCTTCAGGTTTGGAATCCTGAAAAAGGAACATTGAAAGTAACAAAATGTATATCACTTACTGATAAAAATGTTCAAGAAGGTATCGGCTTTTTGTCTGCTGGCCTAATGCGAGCTATAAGGAATCCAACCGCTCATGAACCTGCACATCTCTGGCCAATTACAAAAGAAGAATGTCTAGATATACTGAGTTTTGTGTCATTCTTAATGAAAAAGTTGGATGAGGCTGTTTATTTTAGTCAGGATTGTAAGTGA
- a CDS encoding type I restriction endonuclease encodes MDFIDQIKVLAAKIPSLSANIKTEEATKNALVLPLLNILGYNVFDPTEVVPEFTTDYGTKKGEKVDYAIFRDEKPVILIECKNIDADLDTVHASQLFRYFTVSEAKIGILTNGTVYRFFTDIDAPNKMDEKPFLEINLLDIKEPLLNELKRFKKESFNADDLASVACDLKYTKEIKLILANEINNPSEEFVKFFAKKVKEGVFTQSVRDKFTVITKNAINQFINERINDRLQSAMTDTVISNPIGDNVENPPAQPENLIQDEIVTTEKEWQAYFIVKAILHEDLDIKRVYIRDKKNYCGILLDDNNRKPICRLYFNTKKKYLGLFTDNKNEEKVAIEDLNDIYTYAEKLKITIGNYDNNKIQVD; translated from the coding sequence TTGGATTTCATCGACCAAATAAAGGTTCTAGCTGCAAAGATCCCTAGTTTATCTGCGAATATTAAGACTGAAGAGGCGACAAAAAACGCTCTCGTGCTGCCTCTTTTAAACATTCTTGGATACAACGTATTTGATCCAACAGAAGTTGTCCCTGAATTTACGACAGATTATGGCACAAAGAAAGGTGAAAAAGTTGATTACGCCATTTTTAGGGACGAAAAACCAGTAATACTAATCGAATGTAAAAATATTGATGCTGATCTGGATACAGTTCACGCATCTCAATTATTCCGATACTTTACAGTCAGTGAAGCAAAAATCGGAATTCTGACAAATGGAACTGTATATCGCTTTTTTACAGACATTGACGCTCCAAATAAGATGGATGAAAAACCTTTCCTAGAAATAAATCTACTAGATATTAAAGAGCCTTTATTAAATGAATTGAAACGATTTAAGAAAGAATCTTTTAATGCTGATGATTTAGCGTCTGTAGCCTGCGATTTGAAGTACACTAAGGAAATAAAACTTATTCTTGCAAATGAAATCAATAATCCATCTGAAGAATTCGTTAAGTTCTTTGCCAAAAAAGTAAAGGAAGGAGTCTTTACCCAAAGCGTCCGTGATAAATTCACAGTGATTACAAAGAACGCCATCAATCAGTTTATTAATGAAAGAATTAACGATAGATTACAATCGGCAATGACTGACACTGTTATATCTAATCCAATAGGGGATAATGTCGAAAATCCTCCAGCTCAGCCTGAGAATCTCATTCAAGACGAGATTGTAACAACAGAAAAAGAGTGGCAAGCCTACTTTATCGTAAAAGCGATTCTTCATGAGGATCTCGATATAAAAAGAGTCTACATTCGAGATAAGAAGAATTACTGCGGCATACTGTTGGATGACAATAATAGAAAACCTATATGTCGGCTTTATTTCAACACTAAGAAGAAATACTTAGGATTGTTTACCGATAATAAGAATGAAGAGAAGGTTGCAATTGAGGATTTGAACGACATTTATACGTATGCTGAAAAACTAAAAATTACCATTGGCAACTATGATAACAACAAAATCCAGGTTGATTAA
- a CDS encoding type II toxin-antitoxin system RelE family toxin, with protein MIFKVLVSKNALSNVPTERRDQIKEALKELESPFGGGNQKKLKGYKTGHFLIYSGATKIETNFMKLR; from the coding sequence ATGATCTTTAAAGTACTTGTTTCGAAAAACGCTTTATCTAACGTTCCTACTGAACGACGAGATCAAATAAAAGAAGCTCTAAAAGAACTTGAATCCCCGTTTGGGGGAGGAAACCAAAAGAAATTAAAAGGTTATAAAACAGGACACTTTTTAATTTATTCTGGGGCAACCAAAATTGAGACTAACTTTATGAAATTACGTTAA
- a CDS encoding transposase gives MGKGNIAIDKSMVKMVVDGKIIIPLPKVLVGNRYYPMFSISSFTHCDDCGSKLHVNSHHTRWILSSHGTIACNVTYWICPSCKKSFHDQIIGVPGSANYSSEYYDKQMSVRCNGRCSLHNSRRIGETYTEGVINVCGRAPCATSLWLYEQKQAELSKQELLDQKIDFDETLYVDGDWTKTGWKKSLEELIGKKLSKKEWKKLRYKSVCVVATKEKVILDFEITDSLPDIKALIPLMERIKNRFPEGKIKRIVSDEDNAIIEAVKTVFPEVSHSFCVYHQLKNVSKKYSEEFKAGDEIPIEDEIVYNEICQLITSDTVVEAVVRYQNMLNSESYLELSKASLKAISYAKEIFKRNVDHMMKGFTPVTNNTMEQTFSLIRDIIENVRSFKTESGLANFCYNLFTYFNNRYFATGKWRGFSPLMRAKILYGSG, from the coding sequence ATGGGAAAAGGAAACATCGCAATAGATAAGTCAATGGTAAAAATGGTTGTTGACGGCAAAATAATAATTCCTTTACCAAAGGTTTTGGTTGGAAATCGCTACTATCCTATGTTCTCCATATCATCATTTACTCATTGTGATGATTGTGGCAGTAAATTACATGTAAACTCTCATCACACTCGTTGGATTTTATCAAGCCACGGCACTATAGCTTGCAATGTTACATACTGGATTTGTCCTTCTTGTAAGAAATCTTTTCATGATCAGATTATTGGCGTTCCTGGTTCTGCAAATTACAGTTCTGAATATTATGACAAACAAATGTCTGTAAGATGCAATGGACGATGCAGTCTACACAATTCTCGACGAATTGGGGAAACATATACAGAAGGAGTGATAAATGTCTGTGGAAGAGCTCCTTGTGCAACTTCATTGTGGTTATATGAGCAGAAACAAGCAGAACTTTCAAAGCAAGAACTCTTAGATCAAAAAATTGATTTTGATGAAACTTTATATGTTGATGGAGATTGGACCAAAACGGGATGGAAAAAAAGTCTTGAAGAGTTGATTGGAAAAAAGCTTTCAAAAAAAGAATGGAAGAAGTTGCGATATAAATCTGTGTGCGTTGTTGCTACAAAAGAAAAAGTAATTTTAGATTTTGAGATAACTGACAGTTTACCGGATATTAAAGCCTTAATTCCTCTTATGGAACGTATAAAGAACCGATTTCCTGAAGGCAAAATAAAAAGAATAGTTTCTGATGAAGATAATGCGATAATTGAAGCTGTAAAGACTGTCTTCCCTGAAGTGAGTCATTCTTTTTGTGTATATCATCAGTTGAAAAACGTAAGCAAGAAGTATTCTGAAGAGTTTAAAGCTGGTGATGAAATTCCCATTGAGGATGAAATTGTATACAATGAGATTTGCCAATTGATAACATCAGATACAGTAGTCGAAGCTGTTGTACGTTATCAAAATATGCTGAATTCAGAGTCCTATCTGGAACTTTCAAAAGCATCTCTTAAGGCAATCTCTTATGCAAAAGAGATTTTCAAGAGAAATGTAGACCACATGATGAAAGGATTCACACCAGTAACGAACAACACAATGGAACAAACTTTTTCTTTGATACGTGATATCATAGAGAATGTAAGGTCTTTCAAAACCGAAAGTGGTTTAGCCAATTTTTGTTACAACTTATTTACTTATTTCAATAATAGGTATTTTGCTACTGGAAAATGGAGGGGATTTTCGCCCTTAATGAGGGCAAAAATCCTATATGGTTCTGGATGA
- a CDS encoding nucleotidyltransferase family protein encodes MESASQNKELFEKISSFLKKEGAIKVAIFGSYARGEERPESDIDVLVEFSETKGLLTMVRIERELSEFLGVKVDLLTEGSISPYLIEGIKKEAKVISA; translated from the coding sequence ATGGAGAGTGCTTCCCAGAATAAAGAGTTATTCGAAAAAATATCTTCATTCCTCAAGAAGGAAGGAGCAATAAAGGTAGCTATTTTTGGTTCTTATGCAAGAGGAGAAGAAAGACCAGAAAGTGATATCGATGTTCTTGTAGAGTTTTCCGAAACAAAAGGTCTGCTCACTATGGTCAGAATTGAGAGAGAGCTATCAGAGTTTCTTGGAGTAAAAGTTGATTTACTAACCGAGGGGTCGATAAGCCCATACCTTATTGAAGGAATCAAAAAAGAAGCAAAAGTGATCTCTGCATGA
- a CDS encoding HepT-like ribonuclease domain-containing protein, which yields MKKNDSIYLSHILDSIERIEEYTKGMEKKDFSSSNLVQDGTIRQIEIIGEATKNLSKDLREEYSQIPWRDIAGMRDRLIHHYFGINLEDVWHTVKVDIPALKDEILVILDILETKK from the coding sequence ATGAAAAAAAACGACTCGATTTATCTTAGCCATATCCTCGATTCAATTGAACGTATTGAAGAGTACACTAAAGGTATGGAAAAAAAAGATTTTTCGTCTAGCAATCTAGTTCAAGATGGGACTATCAGGCAAATTGAGATTATAGGTGAAGCCACTAAAAACTTATCCAAAGATCTCCGCGAAGAGTATTCTCAAATTCCCTGGAGGGACATTGCTGGGATGAGGGATCGATTGATTCATCATTATTTTGGAATTAATTTGGAAGATGTTTGGCATACTGTTAAAGTCGATATTCCTGCTTTAAAAGATGAGATTCTTGTGATACTCGATATTCTGGAGACTAAAAAATAA
- a CDS encoding methyltransferase family protein, whose amino-acid sequence MVSSKITPVFSLAAFAVIHSLTASLPFKRLLVRGLGSRADWLYLPVYSLVAMLTILPLVYQLYKNPGRVLYKIPSPWRWLMVGGQLIASIIAPKAFLDAPNRFKIRSQLSVPQTPEAGSLNIRGIYRWVRDPFLLSGLVIIWLTPTMTVNLLVIYLLTTIYLYLGSLHWESRLIAQFGDEYREYQRRVNRLIPKSWKNAKDIDKFKE is encoded by the coding sequence TTGGTTTCTTCCAAAATTACTCCTGTTTTTTCTCTGGCAGCATTTGCAGTTATTCACAGCCTGACTGCGAGCCTGCCCTTCAAACGTCTCCTCGTGAGGGGCCTGGGTTCAAGGGCAGATTGGTTGTATCTACCGGTATATAGCCTAGTTGCAATGCTAACGATATTGCCGCTCGTTTATCAGCTCTACAAAAATCCTGGACGGGTTCTCTATAAAATACCTTCTCCTTGGCGCTGGCTGATGGTCGGCGGGCAGTTAATTGCTTCGATTATTGCCCCAAAGGCTTTTCTGGATGCACCCAACCGATTCAAAATACGCTCACAGCTCTCTGTTCCACAGACACCTGAAGCAGGTTCCCTGAATATCCGGGGTATTTACCGATGGGTAAGAGATCCCTTCCTGCTCTCAGGCCTTGTCATAATCTGGCTCACTCCCACTATGACCGTTAATCTGCTTGTCATATACCTTTTGACTACTATATACCTGTATCTTGGATCCCTGCACTGGGAAAGCAGGCTGATAGCACAGTTTGGTGACGAATACCGTGAGTACCAGAGAAGGGTAAATAGATTAATTCCCAAATCATGGAAAAATGCTAAAGATATTGATAAATTCAAAGAATAA
- a CDS encoding site-specific integrase encodes MLTVEEYDRFVKAIPAKFKPIFELNTITGLRYVELQRLYYNPSWYIESKNQIILPKEAQKKVKQKAPKRTIDKLPTTFPYLIKAFQEGRRPPDRTSWWDNLSRWSEKADISPKVGPKTPRKTIESWMLKAGIPEIEIYSRQGHDPVTSLRHYQSLSFTDYEMRDIEKRLTEWGILRRGI; translated from the coding sequence GTGTTAACTGTCGAAGAGTATGATCGATTTGTTAAGGCGATACCTGCAAAGTTTAAGCCTATCTTTGAACTTAACACAATTACGGGGCTTCGCTATGTCGAATTACAAAGATTATATTATAATCCATCATGGTACATTGAGAGCAAGAATCAAATAATACTCCCAAAGGAAGCCCAGAAGAAGGTCAAACAGAAAGCACCAAAGCGCACTATTGACAAACTTCCCACTACTTTTCCATATCTAATTAAGGCATTTCAGGAAGGCAGGAGACCCCCAGATCGTACAAGTTGGTGGGATAACCTTAGCAGGTGGTCTGAGAAAGCAGATATAAGCCCGAAAGTCGGTCCGAAGACTCCCAGGAAAACAATAGAGTCATGGATGCTTAAAGCCGGAATACCGGAAATTGAGATTTACAGTAGACAGGGACACGATCCAGTAACGTCATTGAGGCACTACCAGAGTTTAAGTTTTACAGATTATGAAATGAGAGATATTGAAAAGAGACTTACTGAGTGGGGAATTCTTAGAAGGGGAATTTAA
- a CDS encoding endonuclease Q family protein produces MKVNTDLHLHSKYSMASSIKMELPTIAREASKKGMELIGTADCTHPKWLEEIKRVSVSDEEIRIDEIYFIPTTEIEDRNRVHHLLILPSISKAEELSERIAPFGNLEADGRPSVRLDGTEIAEIAKDIGALIGPCHAFTPWTALYGYHDSLKSCYGDMTDYISFLELGLSADSDYADRIQDLHRLTFLSNSDAHSPSTNKLAREFTQFDMPELTFDGLKKAILREQGYKATLNVGFFPEEGKYNRSACIKCFTQYPLPEAVENKWRCPVCGGVIKKGVFDRVNELADFKEPEHPEYRPPYLHLIPLAEIIQMALGHASVQTKGVQTAWNKLIERFENEVKALIYSEPEDLKVVGDDRIVNAILAFRKGNVIIHPGGGGQYGWLELPENLKNEEIRQTGQLSFADLEEINPAKASKPEKKREKNLRKKPDETEKERSDYQESNNTEPDDAGQSSLFDF; encoded by the coding sequence ATGAAAGTCAATACAGACCTCCATCTCCATTCAAAGTACTCCATGGCATCTTCCATAAAAATGGAACTGCCGACAATTGCCAGGGAGGCTTCAAAAAAAGGGATGGAATTAATCGGTACTGCAGACTGCACTCATCCGAAGTGGCTAGAAGAGATCAAAAGAGTATCTGTTTCAGATGAAGAAATCCGCATAGATGAGATTTATTTCATCCCAACTACCGAGATAGAAGACAGAAACCGCGTACACCATCTACTTATTTTACCTTCGATTTCAAAGGCTGAAGAACTGTCCGAGCGCATTGCTCCTTTCGGCAACCTTGAAGCCGATGGCCGCCCGAGTGTCAGGCTGGATGGCACTGAAATTGCAGAAATTGCAAAAGACATTGGAGCTCTTATCGGCCCCTGCCATGCCTTTACTCCCTGGACTGCACTTTACGGCTACCATGACAGCCTTAAAAGTTGTTATGGAGATATGACAGATTATATTTCTTTCCTGGAGCTTGGCCTGAGTGCAGACAGTGATTATGCAGACAGAATCCAGGACCTTCACCGCCTGACTTTTCTTTCGAATTCCGATGCTCATTCCCCTTCGACCAATAAACTGGCAAGGGAGTTTACGCAGTTTGATATGCCTGAGCTTACCTTTGACGGCTTGAAAAAAGCCATACTAAGGGAACAGGGGTATAAAGCTACTCTGAATGTGGGTTTTTTTCCCGAAGAGGGAAAATACAACCGGTCAGCCTGTATTAAGTGTTTTACTCAGTATCCGCTGCCTGAAGCCGTTGAGAATAAGTGGCGCTGTCCTGTCTGTGGAGGCGTCATAAAGAAAGGGGTTTTCGACCGCGTTAATGAACTCGCAGATTTTAAAGAACCAGAGCATCCTGAATACCGTCCTCCTTACCTCCATCTCATTCCTCTTGCCGAGATTATCCAGATGGCGCTCGGCCACGCAAGCGTTCAGACAAAAGGCGTACAGACGGCCTGGAATAAACTTATAGAACGCTTTGAAAACGAAGTCAAAGCTCTTATTTACTCCGAGCCTGAAGACCTGAAGGTCGTGGGTGATGACAGGATAGTAAACGCGATCCTGGCTTTCAGGAAAGGCAATGTTATAATCCATCCCGGTGGAGGAGGCCAGTATGGCTGGCTTGAGCTGCCTGAAAACCTGAAAAATGAAGAAATCCGGCAAACAGGACAGCTTTCATTTGCAGATCTTGAAGAGATAAATCCCGCAAAAGCAAGCAAACCCGAAAAAAAGAGAGAAAAAAATCTCCGGAAAAAACCCGACGAAACCGAAAAAGAAAGGTCGGATTATCAAGAATCGAATAATACGGAACCGGATGATGCAGGCCAGAGTTCACTTTTCGATTTTTAA
- a CDS encoding proteasome assembly chaperone family protein: MQQSTLVRLKENLEFKTPILVVGLPGVGLVGKLVAEHLVDELGAEKIVEVYSPHFPPQVLVNKDCTVRPVSNTIYYAKAKENDILFLVGDHQSTTSQGHYELCSLYLDIAEEFGVKKIYTLGGYPTGKLTYEETVLGVANNTKMIEEIKEYGVEFRESEPSGGIVGASGLLVAFSKMRGIDAACLMGMTPGYLMDPKSAQSLLKVLCKMFGIEVNMESLEKKAEEMESILEKLKEKEEQQTIQEVKPTEEDLRYIG, encoded by the coding sequence ATGCAACAAAGTACACTTGTCCGCCTGAAAGAAAATCTTGAATTCAAAACTCCAATCCTTGTAGTGGGACTTCCAGGAGTAGGACTCGTAGGCAAGCTAGTGGCAGAGCATCTGGTAGACGAACTTGGGGCTGAAAAAATAGTAGAAGTTTATTCTCCGCATTTTCCACCTCAGGTCCTGGTCAATAAAGACTGTACGGTTCGTCCGGTAAGCAACACTATATACTACGCAAAAGCAAAGGAGAATGACATCCTTTTCCTTGTGGGAGATCATCAAAGTACAACTTCACAGGGACATTATGAACTCTGTTCGCTTTATCTTGACATTGCAGAAGAGTTTGGAGTGAAGAAGATTTACACGCTCGGAGGGTATCCCACAGGCAAATTGACCTATGAGGAAACTGTTCTTGGGGTCGCCAATAACACGAAAATGATCGAAGAGATCAAAGAGTATGGGGTAGAGTTCAGGGAATCCGAACCTAGCGGAGGCATAGTTGGAGCGTCGGGCCTGCTTGTGGCTTTCAGCAAGATGCGAGGTATTGATGCTGCCTGCCTTATGGGTATGACCCCAGGATATTTAATGGACCCTAAAAGCGCCCAGTCTCTTCTAAAAGTACTCTGTAAAATGTTTGGAATTGAAGTGAATATGGAGTCTCTTGAGAAAAAGGCCGAGGAAATGGAAAGCATCCTTGAGAAGCTAAAGGAAAAAGAAGAGCAGCAGACAATCCAGGAAGTCAAACCTACCGAAGAAGACCTGCGCTATATAGGATGA
- a CDS encoding RNA-protein complex protein Nop10 has product MGQKIRKCKNCGRYTLREICPGCGGKTFSPIPARFSPQDPYGRYRRMSKKG; this is encoded by the coding sequence TTGGGACAAAAGATCCGCAAATGCAAAAATTGCGGCAGGTACACTTTAAGGGAAATTTGTCCGGGTTGTGGAGGAAAAACTTTCTCCCCAATTCCGGCTCGCTTTTCTCCTCAGGACCCTTATGGCAGGTACCGCAGAATGTCAAAGAAAGGATAA
- a CDS encoding translation initiation factor IF-2 subunit alpha yields the protein MGNDNWPEVGEFVVCTVKNVTDFGAYVELEEFGGREGFIHISEIKAGWVKYVRDYVREGQKIVCKVLNVDPSRGHIDLSLKDVNEHQRRAKIQEWKNEQKAAKWLQFVAEETKTDESTLQELHEKLVEEFGSAYLAFEEAAIEGERAFKGIKVNKKYLKSIIKIAGENIKLPFVDIAGYVDLTCNLPNGIEVIKQALSAANSINDADEKDIRLEISYTGAPRYRIKVIAPDYKKAESVLKKSAQTAVDSITKLGGHGTFKRHIESAKA from the coding sequence ATGGGAAACGATAACTGGCCCGAAGTCGGAGAATTTGTTGTCTGTACTGTAAAGAATGTGACGGATTTCGGAGCCTATGTCGAGCTTGAGGAGTTCGGAGGGAGAGAAGGTTTTATCCACATCTCCGAAATAAAAGCAGGCTGGGTCAAGTACGTCAGGGACTACGTAAGGGAAGGGCAGAAGATAGTCTGCAAGGTTCTTAACGTGGACCCTTCCCGCGGCCACATCGACCTTTCATTGAAAGATGTAAACGAGCACCAGAGGCGCGCTAAAATCCAGGAATGGAAAAATGAACAAAAAGCCGCCAAATGGCTCCAGTTCGTGGCTGAAGAGACAAAAACCGATGAGAGTACTCTGCAAGAGTTGCACGAAAAACTCGTAGAAGAGTTCGGAAGTGCATATTTAGCCTTTGAAGAAGCTGCCATTGAAGGGGAGAGAGCCTTCAAAGGAATTAAAGTCAATAAGAAATATTTAAAGAGTATAATCAAAATCGCAGGGGAAAACATCAAACTGCCTTTTGTAGACATTGCAGGCTATGTGGATCTGACCTGTAATCTTCCAAACGGCATAGAAGTCATAAAGCAGGCTCTCAGTGCTGCAAATTCTATCAATGATGCTGATGAAAAAGACATAAGGCTCGAAATAAGTTACACAGGGGCTCCAAGATACCGAATTAAGGTAATTGCTCCTGATTACAAGAAAGCTGAATCAGTCCTTAAAAAATCTGCCCAGACAGCAGTCGATAGTATTACTAAACTTGGCGGACATGGGACCTTCAAGCGGCATATCGAATCAGCAAAGGCGTGA
- a CDS encoding 30S ribosomal protein S27e: protein MVDYIQRPKSRFLRVKCNDCENEQIIFGSASRKITCVVCGRTLAEPTGGKSTITTHILEVLE, encoded by the coding sequence ATGGTAGATTATATCCAGAGGCCAAAAAGCAGGTTCCTGCGCGTAAAGTGCAACGACTGCGAAAACGAACAGATTATATTCGGGAGTGCCAGCCGTAAAATCACCTGCGTTGTCTGTGGAAGGACCCTTGCCGAACCAACCGGTGGAAAATCGACAATTACTACTCACATTCTGGAAGTGCTTGAATAA
- a CDS encoding 50S ribosomal protein L44e: protein MRIPKKFRTYCPYCKTHQEIVVERVKKGQASSMTHIARQKDRQQGIGNSGKFSKVPGGDKPTKRIWLRYRCTVCKKAHQRPCFRAKKFEFKE, encoded by the coding sequence ATGAGGATTCCAAAGAAGTTCAGGACTTATTGCCCTTACTGTAAAACCCATCAGGAAATCGTGGTTGAAAGGGTCAAGAAGGGTCAGGCTTCATCCATGACTCACATTGCAAGACAGAAGGATAGACAGCAAGGCATAGGAAACAGTGGAAAATTCTCCAAGGTGCCCGGTGGCGATAAACCCACAAAGCGCATCTGGCTCAGATACCGCTGTACAGTATGTAAAAAAGCCCACCAGAGACCCTGTTTCAGGGCAAAGAAGTTTGAGTTCAAGGAGTAA